ATGATTCTCTGTCGTCCAATGTAAAGTGGACAGCccaggtaagtaatgggaccATGTGTGCACTTGAAGCCTGTAATCCTGCCTATCCTATCAATAATATCAGGATTGGTATTAAGAGGAAACATGAActggctcttgtccttgttgattaGCTGGCCTGAAGTTGTTTCATAAACCTTCAAAGTCTTGGTAATAAGAGTTATGGAAAAGTTGTTTGTAGCAGTGaagatgatcacatcatctgcaaagctcaagtggttcacttgtgGACCCTTTCTTTCCATATGGAATCCAGTATATATAGGTAGTGTTGGTTAAGATTATTCAGCATCCTGGATAACACTTCTGCTCCTATAATGAATAAGGCAGGTGATAAGAGAtctccttgcttgagacctCTTGTTGAATGAAAAAATCCATGTCTTACCCCATTGATGATGACTGAATACCAGTTGTTAGACATGATCCTCCACACCATATCAATAAAGACTTCTccaaatcccatccttctcatgaccatacaagtAAAGGACCAAGAGACCCTGTCATATGCCTTAGCCATATCCAGCTTAATCACTACATTGTCCCCAACTGTGGGCCTCTTAATGTTGTGAATAATCTCCTGAGCCAGCATTATATTTTCTGAGAtgctcctacctttaacaaatcctgaCTGATTGTCAGAAATGAGCTGAGGTAGAATGGGAGCAAGTCTGAGATAGAGGAGCTTGGATATGATCTTGCTAGTGAAGTTGCTGAGGTAGATGGGCTTGTACTCTGACAGTTTGTTGGGGTGTTTAGTTTTAggaagtagaaccaaacaagcatgtgataTGTACCTGGGAATACAGTGACCATTGAAGAAGTACTGCACCAGCTTCAGCAGATCATCACaaatgatatcccagcatgagTGAAAGAACTTACCACTCATGCCATCTGGCCCTGCAGCAGAAGTAGGACTCATAGAAAATACTACCTCCTTTAGCTCCTCCTTTGTAGGTATGAAATGTAATAATTCATTCTGCTGATCAGTAACTATCCTTGGGATGCATTTAatcacatcttcattgatttgtTTCTCCTCAGCAGTAAAAAGTTTCTCAAAGTGTGCACAGGCTGCACTTGCAATATTGTCATCACCCTGGATAGAGTTTCCTTGTTCATCACTGATTTGATGGATGAAaaaccttcttcttctccctctgaTGATGGCATGGAGGTAattggtattggcatctccatctttgaactaatgcaattgagttttttgtttcaaGATGGACTGCTCtatcttcaaatatctaatATACTAGGCATTTATCTGATTCAACTTGGCTCTATTATCTTCAGAAttgtcattgatgatattctcttcagcttgtatAACCTGTTCCTCAAATTGTTTAACTGAAGCAAATATATCACCATATTGCTTTCTAGACCAGTGGCTAAGggtattagaaactcttttcagtttttgatgTAAAGTCCTCATTGGATTTCCATCCACAGGTCTTTCGCAGCAAGATCTTACAGTatcaatgaagttttcattttcAGCCCAACAGTGtaagaacttgaaatatttgatagtagGACTTTGTCTTTCAATACATTCCAAAAGGAGAGGATAG
This Solanum dulcamara chromosome 8, daSolDulc1.2, whole genome shotgun sequence DNA region includes the following protein-coding sequences:
- the LOC129899847 gene encoding uncharacterized protein LOC129899847; the encoded protein is MEMPIPITSMPSSEGEEEACAHFEKLFTAEEKQINEDVIKCIPRIVTDQQNELLHFIPTKEELKEVVFSMSPTSAAGPDGMSGKFFHSCWDIICDDLLKLVQYFFNGHCIPRYISHACLVLLPKTKHPNKLSEYKPIYLSNFTSKIISKLLYLRLAPILPQLISDNQSGFVKGRSISENIMLAQEIIHNIKRPTVGDNVVIKLDMAKAYDRVSWSFTCMVMRRMGFGEVFIDMVWRIMSNNWSRSVIQDAE